One window from the genome of Thermithiobacillus plumbiphilus encodes:
- the pstA gene encoding phosphate ABC transporter permease PstA: MDWLYLRRRAVNAFNLMVSALSTIFGLFWLVWILWTTIDFGMDAINWRLVSEITPPPGSSGGLANAFVGSLMMLGLALVIGTPIGILAGTFLGEFAIKSRMGGVIRFVNDILLSAPSIIIGLFVYEMVVRPLGHFSGLAGGLALAVILIPVVLRTTDEMLRLVPGTMREAALALGAPYWKVITQVTYRAALSGILTGIILALARISGETAPLLFTALSNQFWSTDMLAPLANVPVVIFQFAMSPYEDWHALAWAGALVMTMVVLFLSIVSRMIISRGKI, encoded by the coding sequence ATGGACTGGTTATATCTTCGCAGGCGGGCGGTCAACGCCTTCAATTTGATGGTTTCCGCACTATCGACAATCTTTGGTCTCTTCTGGCTGGTGTGGATTCTTTGGACCACCATCGACTTTGGCATGGATGCCATCAACTGGCGCCTCGTTAGCGAGATCACGCCGCCGCCCGGCAGTTCCGGAGGGCTTGCCAATGCCTTCGTCGGCAGCCTGATGATGCTTGGACTGGCCCTTGTGATTGGCACGCCCATCGGCATTCTGGCAGGTACCTTCCTCGGCGAGTTCGCCATCAAGAGCCGGATGGGTGGGGTGATCCGCTTTGTCAATGACATCCTGCTCAGCGCGCCATCGATCATCATTGGACTATTCGTGTATGAGATGGTCGTGCGCCCGCTGGGACATTTTTCCGGTTTGGCTGGCGGCTTGGCGCTGGCGGTCATTCTCATCCCGGTGGTCTTGCGCACTACTGATGAAATGCTGCGTCTGGTGCCCGGTACCATGCGCGAGGCGGCGTTGGCCCTGGGGGCGCCTTACTGGAAAGTCATCACCCAGGTGACCTACCGGGCCGCGCTGTCGGGTATCCTGACAGGAATCATTCTGGCCCTGGCCCGTATCAGCGGGGAAACCGCGCCGCTGCTGTTCACGGCCCTGAGTAATCAGTTCTGGAGTACGGACATGCTCGCGCCACTAGCCAATGTGCCGGTGGTCATTTTCCAGTTCGCCATGAGCCCCTATGAAGACTGGCATGCCCTGGCCTGGGCCGGCGCGCTGGTAATGACAATGGTGGTTCTCTTCTTGAGCATCGTTTCCCGCATGATCATCAGCAGAGGTAAGATTTAG
- the pstB gene encoding phosphate ABC transporter ATP-binding protein PstB: MAVTDPKLSIRDLNFHYGKFHSLKHINLDVPPGKVTAFIGPSGCGKSTLLRVFNRMYSLYPGQKATGEVLLDGQNILDPKLDANRLRARVGMVFQKPTPFPMSIYDNVAFGIKLYERLRRAEMDERVEQALRQAALWDEVKDILKRSGLSISGGQQQRLCIARAIAVQPEIILLDEPTSALDPIATLRIEELIADLREKFTILIVTHNMQQAARVSDYTAFMYLGELVEFGETNAIFTNPTKKQTEDYITGRYG, from the coding sequence ATGGCTGTGACCGACCCCAAGCTCAGTATCCGGGACCTGAATTTTCACTACGGCAAGTTCCATTCGCTCAAGCACATCAACCTGGATGTCCCACCCGGCAAGGTCACGGCCTTCATCGGGCCATCCGGCTGTGGCAAATCGACCCTGCTGCGGGTCTTCAACCGCATGTATTCCCTTTATCCGGGACAAAAAGCTACTGGCGAAGTGCTGCTGGATGGCCAGAATATTCTGGACCCCAAGCTCGATGCGAACCGCTTGCGTGCACGGGTGGGCATGGTGTTTCAGAAGCCCACACCTTTTCCGATGTCGATCTATGACAATGTGGCCTTTGGCATCAAGCTTTATGAGCGCCTGCGCCGGGCGGAAATGGATGAACGGGTGGAGCAGGCGCTGCGTCAGGCCGCACTCTGGGACGAAGTCAAGGACATCCTCAAGCGCAGCGGCCTGAGTATTTCGGGTGGCCAGCAGCAGCGGCTCTGCATTGCCCGCGCGATTGCCGTGCAACCCGAGATCATCCTGCTCGATGAACCGACCTCCGCACTCGATCCGATTGCGACCCTGCGCATCGAGGAACTGATTGCCGACCTGCGCGAAAAATTCACTATTCTTATAGTGACGCACAACATGCAGCAGGCGGCGCGGGTGTCGGATTACACGGCGTTCATGTATCTGGGAGAACTGGTGGAGTTTGGAGAGACCAATGCGATCTTCACCAATCCGACAAAAAAACAGACGGAAGATTATATCACCGGCCGTTACGGCTAA
- the phoU gene encoding phosphate signaling complex protein PhoU — protein sequence MPVSGSEHISHRFDQELAEIRRLILEMGGLVEEQITFAVKALTDNDLDLASEVMGRDHEVNALEVRIDEECTTLLARRQPIASDLRLIMAVIKTITDLERIGDEAEKIARMTLHLSEQSYSRMNSEIMRDVVVMGDLARNMVRGALDAFARLSVADAVEVAKLDDTLDSSFRAAMRHLVTYMMEDPRTISLAIDMLFVVKALERIGDHAKNMSEYVIYLVKGKDVRHVTLDRLTHEALDED from the coding sequence ATGCCTGTAAGCGGAAGTGAGCACATTTCTCACCGGTTCGACCAGGAGCTGGCCGAGATCCGCCGTCTGATCCTGGAAATGGGTGGGCTCGTAGAGGAGCAGATCACGTTTGCAGTGAAGGCCCTGACCGACAATGATCTTGATCTGGCCAGCGAGGTCATGGGTCGCGATCACGAGGTCAATGCGCTGGAAGTGCGTATCGACGAGGAGTGCACCACCCTGCTGGCACGGCGCCAGCCCATCGCCAGCGATCTGCGGCTGATCATGGCCGTCATCAAGACCATCACCGATCTCGAGCGCATCGGCGATGAAGCGGAAAAGATCGCGCGTATGACGCTGCACCTGAGTGAGCAGTCCTACAGCCGCATGAATTCTGAAATCATGCGCGATGTGGTGGTCATGGGCGACCTAGCCCGGAACATGGTGCGTGGCGCCCTGGATGCCTTCGCGCGTCTGAGCGTGGCGGATGCGGTGGAGGTGGCAAAACTTGATGATACCCTGGATTCCAGTTTCCGTGCGGCGATGCGTCATCTGGTGACCTACATGATGGAGGACCCCCGCACCATCAGTCTCGCCATCGACATGCTGTTCGTGGTCAAGGCCCTGGAGCGCATCGGGGATCACGCCAAGAACATGTCCGAGTATGTGATCTATCTGGTCAAGGGCAAGGACGTCCGGCACGTCACGCTCGACCGCCTGACCCATGAGGCCCTGGACGAGGACTGA
- a CDS encoding Ppx/GppA phosphatase family protein, whose translation MPAQSPLNLAAVDLGSNSFHMVLAVETPEGFKLLDRLREGVRLAEGITAEGGLRAEVEARALACLGRFGQRLRGLNRERVRVVGTNTLRVAGQARDFLAAAEKALGFPIEIISGREEGRLIYLGVAHSLGLKPDAKRLVVDIGGGSTEVMVGQGSLPLEVESFHLGCVSSSRQFFPDAQISPSSLQALEDQVRVTVEPFLPQLRSPGWDEAVGASGTVRAIQRVLEANDFGPVITRPGMDWLRARLLALKRFERFADLKGLKPDRIPVLAGGFAILNALMSLLALHDMAAADGALREGVLLDLIGRIHHEDARESSIRQLQTRFRANASRAETVIRTARGFFEDVQAAWKLKGNHWDWLRWAIMTHDIGLDIAHSGYHRHGEYILRHADLPGFSKREQDILARLVRLQRKLMPALDGEAFAGLPAPEALTLQRLAVLLRLSLLFHRGQLALPAQARLLAKGKRQILLILPENWLVHLPLLEADLAEERTLLHPHFQLRWQASVSPDELSS comes from the coding sequence ATGCCAGCTCAGTCCCCGCTGAACCTGGCTGCGGTGGATCTCGGTTCCAATTCCTTTCACATGGTCCTCGCGGTGGAGACACCCGAGGGCTTCAAACTGCTGGACCGCCTCCGTGAGGGGGTGCGCCTGGCGGAAGGGATCACCGCCGAAGGCGGCCTGCGTGCGGAGGTGGAGGCACGGGCACTGGCCTGCCTTGGCCGTTTTGGCCAGCGTTTGCGCGGCCTGAACCGGGAGCGCGTGCGTGTGGTTGGTACCAATACGCTTCGGGTCGCTGGCCAGGCCCGCGATTTCCTGGCGGCCGCGGAAAAGGCACTGGGTTTTCCCATCGAGATCATCAGCGGTCGTGAGGAAGGTCGCCTGATCTATCTGGGCGTGGCGCACAGTCTGGGTCTGAAGCCTGATGCAAAGCGTCTGGTGGTGGATATCGGCGGTGGCAGTACCGAGGTCATGGTCGGTCAGGGATCCCTGCCGCTTGAGGTGGAAAGCTTTCATCTCGGCTGCGTCAGTTCCAGCCGTCAGTTCTTTCCTGATGCGCAGATCAGTCCGAGTTCCCTGCAGGCCCTGGAGGATCAGGTCAGGGTAACTGTCGAGCCGTTTCTGCCACAGCTGCGTTCCCCAGGCTGGGACGAGGCCGTTGGCGCCTCGGGTACGGTGCGCGCCATCCAGCGCGTACTGGAAGCCAATGACTTCGGGCCAGTCATTACCCGACCTGGCATGGACTGGCTGCGGGCACGGCTGCTGGCGCTCAAACGTTTTGAACGTTTTGCGGATCTCAAGGGACTCAAACCTGATCGCATTCCGGTGCTTGCCGGTGGATTCGCCATTCTCAATGCTCTGATGTCACTGCTGGCGCTGCATGACATGGCTGCTGCCGACGGCGCCTTGCGGGAAGGTGTCCTGCTCGACCTGATCGGACGCATTCATCATGAAGATGCCCGCGAAAGCAGTATCCGCCAGTTGCAGACACGATTTCGGGCCAATGCCTCGCGGGCTGAAACGGTGATCCGGACTGCCCGGGGTTTCTTCGAGGATGTCCAGGCGGCCTGGAAGCTCAAGGGCAATCACTGGGACTGGCTACGCTGGGCCATCATGACCCATGACATCGGCCTGGACATTGCGCATTCCGGTTATCATCGCCATGGTGAATACATCCTGCGCCATGCCGATCTGCCCGGCTTCTCGAAACGCGAGCAGGACATCCTGGCGCGACTGGTCCGTCTGCAACGCAAGCTGATGCCCGCCCTCGACGGTGAAGCCTTTGCCGGACTGCCCGCGCCAGAGGCCCTGACCTTGCAACGCCTGGCCGTGCTCCTGCGTTTGAGCCTCCTGTTTCATCGCGGCCAGCTCGCCTTGCCCGCGCAGGCACGGCTTCTGGCAAAGGGCAAACGCCAGATCCTGCTGATCCTTCCAGAAAACTGGCTGGTGCATCTGCCCCTGCTGGAAGCCGATCTGGCCGAGGAAAGGACCCTGCTGCATCCGCATTTTCAGTTACGCTGGCAGGCGAGTGTCAGCCCGGACGAACTTTCGTCATAA
- a CDS encoding glycosyltransferase family 1 protein: MRLTLVTETFPPEVNGVAMTLGRWLAAFEARGHEVQVIRPRQPGEVAAPDRVSGWSLPFYQEVRIGYARAGQIQKILLDSATDLVHVATEGPLGWAALRAARNLGLPVASSFHTNFDYYAGHYHLGLFEKLARAYLRQFHNRCAVTLVPSEGTRQRLREQGFERVEIWSRGVDADLFSPDKRNEILRQSLGLAEDDLLLLYVGRLAQEKNLPVLVEAFARFRLQFEATGRKVRLALVGGGPLEGSLRQQQPAGIYLAGVQRGEDLARWYASADLFAFPSCSETFGNVVLEAQASGLPVVAYNCPGVNERVRPGEDGLLVPAESDFAQPLAFLAQSGEMRQRMGRMARQRAAEQGWDRIFDALERRYIQLFNTQPAQLAPARGMTK; encoded by the coding sequence ATGCGCTTGACCCTGGTCACCGAGACTTTTCCACCTGAGGTCAATGGGGTGGCCATGACACTGGGACGCTGGCTCGCTGCCTTCGAGGCGCGTGGGCATGAGGTCCAGGTGATCCGTCCACGTCAGCCTGGTGAGGTGGCGGCCCCGGATCGCGTCAGTGGCTGGTCCCTGCCGTTCTATCAGGAAGTCCGCATCGGCTACGCCAGGGCTGGCCAGATCCAAAAGATCCTGCTGGATTCCGCCACCGATCTGGTCCATGTCGCCACCGAGGGCCCGCTGGGCTGGGCGGCCCTGCGCGCGGCGCGCAATCTCGGCCTGCCGGTGGCGAGCAGCTTTCACACCAATTTCGATTACTATGCCGGGCATTATCATCTGGGCCTTTTCGAAAAACTGGCCCGGGCCTATCTGCGCCAGTTCCATAATCGCTGTGCCGTGACCCTGGTGCCCAGCGAGGGTACCCGCCAGCGCCTGCGCGAACAGGGTTTCGAGCGGGTAGAGATCTGGTCGCGCGGTGTGGATGCCGATCTTTTCAGTCCGGACAAGCGCAATGAGATCTTGCGCCAGTCGCTCGGGCTGGCGGAGGACGATCTGCTTCTGCTGTATGTCGGTCGCCTGGCGCAGGAGAAAAACCTGCCGGTTTTGGTCGAGGCCTTTGCGCGTTTCCGGCTGCAGTTCGAGGCCACCGGGCGCAAGGTGCGCCTGGCCCTGGTGGGCGGGGGACCGCTGGAAGGCAGCCTGCGTCAGCAACAGCCTGCCGGAATCTACCTGGCGGGTGTGCAAAGGGGTGAGGATCTGGCCCGCTGGTATGCCAGTGCCGATCTTTTCGCCTTTCCTTCCTGCAGTGAAACCTTCGGCAACGTCGTCCTGGAGGCCCAGGCAAGTGGCCTGCCGGTAGTGGCCTACAACTGTCCGGGCGTCAATGAGCGGGTCCGTCCTGGCGAGGATGGCCTGCTGGTGCCGGCAGAAAGCGACTTCGCCCAGCCGCTCGCCTTTCTGGCCCAATCCGGGGAGATGCGCCAGAGAATGGGGCGGATGGCCAGGCAACGCGCCGCCGAACAAGGGTGGGACAGGATCTTCGATGCGCTGGAGCGGCGCTACATCCAGCTTTTCAATACCCAGCCGGCACAGCTGGCTCCTGCACGGGGCATGACGAAATGA
- a CDS encoding phosphatase PAP2 family protein: MSVLSETLAAQECRLLRWLNQCLDRDLFCNTMIFASRVGDGVAWYTLVIFVLWWQGINGWRGILAAAIATGLCIGLFKYMKHRTSRPRPFEVMKDLRTALAPLDEWSFPSGHAMNAFSAAVVVQMYFPALGLVIWPLAVLVAISRVALGLHYPTDVLAGAVLGALIAWSSSVAVLYLFPY; this comes from the coding sequence ATGAGCGTCCTGAGTGAAACGCTTGCCGCCCAGGAATGCCGCCTGCTGCGCTGGCTCAATCAGTGCCTGGACCGTGATCTCTTTTGCAATACCATGATCTTCGCCAGCCGGGTGGGTGATGGCGTGGCCTGGTACACCCTGGTGATCTTTGTCCTGTGGTGGCAGGGCATCAATGGCTGGCGTGGCATTCTGGCGGCAGCCATTGCGACAGGGTTGTGCATTGGTCTGTTCAAATACATGAAGCATCGCACCTCAAGGCCCCGGCCCTTCGAAGTAATGAAGGATCTGCGCACGGCGCTGGCGCCACTGGACGAGTGGTCATTTCCCTCGGGCCACGCCATGAATGCCTTCAGTGCGGCGGTGGTGGTGCAGATGTATTTCCCGGCGCTTGGTCTGGTGATCTGGCCGCTGGCCGTTCTGGTGGCGATCTCTCGGGTGGCGCTCGGCCTGCATTACCCCACCGACGTGCTTGCCGGTGCCGTGCTGGGGGCGCTGATTGCCTGGAGCAGCAGTGTAGCCGTGCTCTACTTGTTTCCTTACTGA
- the sixA gene encoding phosphohistidine phosphatase SixA, with amino-acid sequence MELIFMRHGKAEDHALRPSDFERELTEEGRSRTLTVAAGLQQCLGEQKPRIWCSPLVRTRQTAEIVAGVLGGLEIELNEDIPDGHLHRLARGWSALNEDESLLIVGHEPHLSRWIAHLSGVVLPMKPACVAGLIVHPDKPTQGKLRWFAHPDVLGRVGTSTQMA; translated from the coding sequence ATGGAACTGATCTTCATGCGTCATGGCAAGGCCGAGGACCACGCGTTGCGGCCCTCGGATTTCGAGCGGGAACTGACCGAGGAAGGCAGAAGCCGCACGCTGACTGTCGCCGCCGGCCTGCAACAGTGCCTCGGGGAACAGAAACCGCGAATCTGGTGCAGCCCCTTGGTGCGTACCCGCCAGACCGCGGAGATTGTCGCCGGCGTGCTGGGCGGGCTGGAAATCGAATTGAACGAGGATATCCCTGACGGGCACTTGCACCGGCTGGCGCGTGGCTGGTCAGCCCTGAATGAGGATGAAAGCCTGCTGATCGTGGGTCACGAGCCGCATCTGAGTCGCTGGATCGCGCACTTGAGCGGGGTGGTGTTGCCGATGAAGCCGGCCTGTGTGGCGGGCCTGATCGTTCATCCCGACAAGCCCACGCAGGGCAAGCTGCGCTGGTTCGCGCATCCCGATGTGCTCGGCCGGGTCGGCACTTCAACCCAGATGGCGTGA
- the queG gene encoding tRNA epoxyqueuosine(34) reductase QueG produces the protein MKDFSAAGEMPDMNMLARQIKAWGQELGFQGVAISDTELGEAEARLLDWLGKGYHGDMDFMARHASLRARPAELHPGTLRIISVRMNYRPPQARDSWAVLDEPETAHIARYALGRDYHKVLRKRLQQLANRIQIAVGPFSYRAFTDSAPVMEVELAQKAGLGWRGKHTLLLNRESGSWFFLGELFTDLPLPIDPPGGSYCGSCQRCIDICPTQAIVAPYELDARRCISYLTIEHKGSIPEALRPLIGNRIYGCDDCQLVCPWNKFAQDSAEMDFAVRHGLDKASLRELFLWTEEEFHQKLAGSAIHRIGHERWLRNLAIGLGNAPSSPLIIEALQARAEHPSPLVREHVAWALSRHLG, from the coding sequence ATGAAGGATTTCAGCGCAGCGGGCGAGATGCCGGATATGAATATGCTGGCCCGCCAGATCAAGGCCTGGGGCCAGGAACTCGGCTTTCAGGGCGTGGCCATCAGCGACACCGAGCTTGGAGAGGCCGAGGCGCGCCTGCTCGACTGGCTCGGCAAGGGCTATCATGGCGACATGGACTTCATGGCCCGCCATGCCAGCCTGCGCGCCCGTCCGGCCGAACTGCATCCGGGCACCCTGCGCATCATCAGCGTGCGCATGAACTACCGCCCGCCGCAGGCCCGGGATAGTTGGGCGGTGCTCGATGAGCCCGAAACCGCTCATATCGCCCGCTATGCCCTGGGCCGCGATTATCACAAGGTGCTCAGAAAGCGCCTACAGCAGCTTGCCAATCGCATCCAGATAGCCGTCGGACCCTTCAGCTACCGGGCCTTCACCGACAGTGCCCCGGTCATGGAGGTCGAACTGGCCCAGAAGGCGGGACTCGGCTGGCGCGGCAAGCACACTTTACTGCTCAACCGCGAGAGCGGCTCCTGGTTCTTTCTCGGCGAGCTCTTCACCGATCTGCCCCTGCCCATCGACCCGCCTGGCGGCAGTTACTGCGGCAGCTGTCAGCGCTGCATCGACATCTGCCCCACCCAGGCCATCGTCGCGCCCTATGAACTCGATGCCCGGCGCTGCATCTCCTATCTCACCATCGAGCACAAGGGCAGCATTCCCGAGGCATTGCGGCCATTGATCGGCAACCGCATCTACGGCTGCGACGACTGCCAGCTCGTCTGTCCCTGGAACAAGTTCGCCCAGGACAGCGCGGAAATGGATTTTGCTGTGCGCCACGGGCTCGACAAGGCCAGCCTGCGGGAGCTTTTTCTATGGACCGAGGAGGAGTTCCACCAGAAGCTGGCCGGCAGCGCCATCCACCGCATCGGCCATGAGCGCTGGCTGCGCAATCTCGCCATCGGGCTTGGCAATGCGCCGAGTTCGCCCCTGATTATCGAGGCACTGCAGGCGCGCGCCGAGCACCCTTCGCCCCTGGTGCGCGAACACGTCGCCTGGGCCCTGTCACGCCATCTGGGTTGA
- a CDS encoding SRPBCC family protein → MAHYDFLTIWRTLAPLEAVWDAIHATHQWPEWWKGVESAQPLKPPGQDELGGIIRYRWKGRLPYTIEFDAETTRIELLNLIEACVDGDVRGVGVWEFLRDGNITEIRYSWQVDTTRLWMNLISPVASPLIRWNHDLIMRWGAEGLSEHLGAEVRMKTG, encoded by the coding sequence ATGGCCCACTATGATTTTCTCACCATCTGGCGCACCCTGGCCCCGCTGGAAGCGGTCTGGGACGCTATCCATGCAACCCACCAATGGCCCGAGTGGTGGAAAGGCGTGGAAAGCGCCCAGCCCCTGAAGCCCCCCGGGCAGGACGAGCTCGGTGGAATCATCCGCTATCGCTGGAAAGGCAGGCTGCCCTATACCATCGAATTTGACGCCGAGACCACCCGCATTGAGCTGCTGAATCTGATCGAAGCGTGCGTCGATGGTGACGTCAGGGGCGTGGGTGTCTGGGAGTTTCTGCGCGATGGCAACATCACCGAAATACGCTATTCCTGGCAGGTGGATACGACCAGACTATGGATGAATCTGATCTCACCCGTCGCCAGCCCGCTCATTCGCTGGAACCATGACCTGATCATGCGCTGGGGTGCCGAGGGCCTGTCCGAACATCTCGGCGCCGAGGTGCGGATGAAGACTGGCTAG
- a CDS encoding CYTH and CHAD domain-containing protein, translated as METELKLTVANARAWSGVLNAPLLQEYAGGQPPRRVDMEAIYFDTPDHRLQQARIGYRVRREDAQLIATVKADSATLGGLHQRPEWNAVVSSIEPDISVFADTEIHAALIEAIGDQMLVPVVSTRFERHLLDLKLPDGSEVEFAADRGEIRAGTLEAPILELELELKAGQTLGVLQLAARLAEDFPLLLEERSKLHRGLILAGLTPDEASPPPPVNVPPGETVGASFSRVLLQGLFAVLSAQAAFLKDPDEPETLHRLRVSLRRLRALLGFARPLVADASYTGQQEALRNWGNELGNLRETDVLISTWARILESGALPFDPPPLETVLKQRRVQLQSRICKQLGSGAHTATALRLWIWLLEGHWSAEIDRDLSSYSVERLTGWIESLRRKGKAIEELESGRSHKLRIRVKKLRYALEVLHPLLPGEESGDLHKALKRLQDSLGQRQDTRTSAIYLRELLGPRASRAAHEGMGLLLGWEARESTLLPKTLKKDWKRFKKASRYWLAAL; from the coding sequence ATGGAAACCGAGCTGAAACTGACCGTTGCCAACGCGCGCGCCTGGTCTGGCGTGCTCAATGCGCCCCTCCTGCAGGAATATGCCGGCGGCCAGCCCCCCAGGCGGGTGGACATGGAGGCGATCTATTTCGACACGCCCGACCACCGGCTGCAGCAGGCCCGTATCGGGTATCGCGTTCGTCGCGAGGACGCGCAGCTCATTGCCACGGTCAAGGCCGACAGCGCCACGCTTGGCGGCCTGCATCAGCGCCCGGAATGGAATGCCGTGGTAAGCAGCATCGAACCGGACATCAGCGTCTTTGCCGATACAGAAATTCATGCAGCGCTCATCGAGGCGATCGGCGACCAGATGCTGGTACCGGTGGTCAGCACCCGCTTCGAGCGGCATCTTCTGGATCTGAAGCTGCCCGACGGCAGCGAGGTCGAGTTTGCCGCCGATCGTGGCGAGATTCGCGCCGGAACCCTGGAAGCACCGATCCTCGAGCTGGAACTCGAACTCAAGGCCGGCCAGACCCTGGGTGTCCTGCAACTGGCGGCAAGGCTGGCCGAGGACTTTCCCCTGCTCCTGGAAGAGCGCAGCAAGCTGCATCGCGGCCTGATCCTCGCGGGGCTGACTCCGGACGAGGCCTCGCCGCCACCGCCGGTTAACGTGCCACCCGGCGAGACCGTGGGCGCATCCTTCAGCCGCGTCCTGCTGCAGGGGCTGTTTGCCGTGCTCTCCGCCCAGGCGGCCTTTCTCAAGGACCCGGATGAGCCTGAAACCCTGCACCGGCTGCGGGTCAGCCTGCGCCGCTTGCGTGCCCTGCTCGGTTTTGCCAGGCCACTGGTGGCGGATGCCAGCTATACCGGCCAGCAGGAAGCCCTGAGAAACTGGGGCAACGAGCTCGGCAACCTGCGTGAAACCGATGTGCTGATCAGTACCTGGGCGAGAATCCTCGAATCCGGTGCCTTACCGTTCGATCCGCCGCCCCTGGAAACGGTGCTGAAGCAACGGCGGGTGCAACTGCAGTCGCGGATCTGCAAGCAGCTTGGCAGCGGCGCCCATACGGCCACCGCCCTGAGACTCTGGATATGGCTGCTGGAGGGCCACTGGTCCGCGGAGATCGACCGCGACCTCTCCAGCTACAGTGTTGAACGCCTGACCGGCTGGATCGAGTCCCTACGGCGCAAGGGCAAAGCCATCGAGGAACTCGAATCCGGACGCAGCCACAAGCTGCGCATCCGCGTCAAGAAGCTGCGCTATGCCCTGGAGGTTCTGCATCCCTTGCTGCCCGGCGAAGAAAGCGGCGACCTGCACAAGGCCCTGAAGCGCCTGCAGGACAGCCTCGGACAGCGGCAGGACACCCGGACCTCGGCAATCTATCTGCGGGAATTGCTCGGGCCACGCGCCAGCCGGGCAGCGCACGAGGGCATGGGGCTTTTGCTCGGCTGGGAAGCACGCGAAAGCACCCTGCTGCCCAAGACCCTGAAGAAGGACTGGAAACGCTTCAAAAAGGCCTCGCGCTACTGGCTGGCTGCGCTCTAG
- a CDS encoding aspartate ammonia-lyase translates to MMDDSAVREERDSLGTLWVPKDAWYGVQTARAVANFPISGRRPDADFIIATVRIKLAAAIANHAAGWLDERPYTAIRAACERILAGEHQDQFVVDRFQAGAGTSHNMNANEVIANLANVSLGGRRGHYDPVNPNDHVNMGQSTNDVIPTAIRLTLLAKLPRLLAAVEGMAQAFSDLAEQERDTVKSGRTHLQDAVPTTLGAEFGAYAWTLRRVAAMLAAQKPYLCQTGLGGSAVGTGLNTAPGYRQRAAKALAELTGEPIEPAGNIIAQMQSMSDIAAFSGMLRTLTIEVTRISNDMRLLASGPRTGLAEITLPAVQPGSSIMPGKVNPVMFEMLNQVAYQVLGQDHAATQMAGAGQMELNVMMPAMGSALFDAMDWLGNAIEAATQKGLIGLSVDRERCRAYAHDSVGLATLLNRAIGYAQAAEIAKTSQQSGRPVRDIVVEKDLMRAEDFDRMVLEAAQSAP, encoded by the coding sequence ATGATGGATGACAGCGCCGTTCGCGAAGAACGTGACAGCCTCGGTACCCTATGGGTGCCCAAAGACGCCTGGTATGGCGTCCAGACCGCGCGCGCGGTGGCCAATTTCCCGATCTCCGGTCGCCGTCCGGACGCGGACTTCATCATCGCCACGGTGCGCATCAAGCTCGCGGCAGCCATCGCCAACCACGCCGCCGGCTGGCTCGACGAGAGGCCTTACACCGCCATTCGCGCCGCCTGCGAGCGCATCCTTGCCGGCGAGCACCAGGACCAGTTCGTGGTGGATCGATTCCAGGCCGGCGCCGGCACCAGCCACAACATGAATGCCAACGAGGTCATCGCCAATCTCGCCAATGTTAGTCTCGGCGGCCGGCGCGGCCACTACGACCCGGTCAATCCCAATGATCACGTCAACATGGGCCAGAGCACCAATGACGTCATCCCCACCGCCATCCGCCTGACCCTGCTGGCCAAACTGCCGCGCCTGCTGGCTGCGGTCGAAGGCATGGCCCAGGCCTTTTCAGATCTCGCCGAACAGGAAAGGGACACGGTCAAGAGTGGCCGCACCCATCTGCAGGACGCCGTGCCGACCACGCTAGGCGCGGAGTTTGGCGCTTACGCCTGGACCCTGCGCCGGGTCGCCGCCATGCTCGCCGCGCAAAAGCCCTATCTTTGCCAGACCGGGCTGGGCGGATCGGCGGTTGGCACCGGGCTCAACACCGCGCCGGGTTACAGACAGCGCGCAGCCAAGGCGCTCGCCGAGCTGACCGGCGAACCCATCGAACCGGCCGGCAACATCATCGCCCAGATGCAGAGCATGAGCGACATCGCCGCCTTTTCCGGCATGCTGCGCACCCTGACCATCGAGGTCACCCGCATCAGCAATGACATGCGCCTGCTCGCCTCGGGGCCGCGCACGGGACTGGCCGAGATCACCCTGCCAGCCGTGCAGCCGGGTTCCAGCATCATGCCCGGCAAGGTCAATCCGGTGATGTTCGAGATGCTCAACCAGGTGGCCTATCAGGTGCTCGGACAGGATCACGCTGCCACGCAGATGGCGGGGGCCGGGCAGATGGAGCTCAATGTGATGATGCCGGCCATGGGCTCGGCCCTTTTCGATGCCATGGACTGGCTCGGCAATGCCATCGAGGCCGCCACGCAAAAAGGGCTCATCGGCCTGAGCGTCGATCGCGAACGTTGCCGCGCCTATGCGCATGACAGCGTCGGTCTGGCCACCCTGCTCAATCGCGCCATCGGCTATGCCCAGGCCGCAGAGATCGCCAAGACCTCGCAGCAGAGTGGCCGACCGGTGCGGGACATCGTCGTGGAAAAAGACCTGATGCGCGCCGAGGACTTCGACCGCATGGTGCTGGAGGCGGCCCAGTCCGCCCCCTGA